A genomic stretch from Microtus pennsylvanicus isolate mMicPen1 chromosome 9, mMicPen1.hap1, whole genome shotgun sequence includes:
- the LOC142856866 gene encoding alpha-defensin 9-like — translation MKTLVLFSALMLLAFQAQANPLPEPNEEAKNKEQPGVEDQDVSISFGSPEGSALQDAAFKTDFSCSCKKSCNFYENVAGFCSKGLIRYLFCCK, via the exons ATGAAGACACTTGTCCTCTTCTCTGCCCTTATGCTTCTGGCCTTTCAGGCCCAGGCTAATCCTCTCCCAGAACCAAATGAAGAGGCTAAAAATAAGGAGCAGCCAGGGGTAGAGGACCAGGATGTGTCCATCTCCTTTGGAAGTCCAGAAGGCTCTGCTCTGCAAGATGCAG CCTTTAAAACGGACTTCTCATGCTCCTGTAAAAAATCCtgtaatttttatgaaaatgtcGCTGGATTCTGCAGCAAAGGTCTTATACGTTATCTATTCTGCTGTAAATGA